TGCTAATAAGCAGCTTAGTAAAGAAATCTATACTAACCCACAGCCtgcttttgtgcatttttttttttaggttaagcTATTATTTGATCATTGTAAATTGTCCCGTGTAGCTATTAGACTCATGCTTTTCAGATACTTAAAAGTTTGCAAACTATTCAGATCAAGTCTCTACGCAATGGAACGATCCATTTAGAACTGTCTGGTTCAGTCGGTGGTCGAGCTCGGGGAAGAACCTGGTGAAGATCGTTGGCAGCTGGTAGCTCAAGAGGTTGTCTTTGTGATGTCGCAGGATCGCCTACCAGAGGAACGACGACGATGAGGAAGAGGCCGCCCGCGAACGGCGCCGCCGCGCCCGGCAGGAGAGGCTGCggcagaagcaggaggaagaaTCCCTGGGGCAGGTGACTGACCAGGTGGAGGTGAATGCCCAGAACAGGTACTGTCCTTTTCGGAATGGAGAATTTCTAAGTCACTTCTTAGCCTGTCTGATGAATGGAATGTGTTGGGCAAAGCATTCCCTTCTCAGCCCGGCTCAACTCTTTCTCAGTCTAACTTGTTCAGTCATTTTTGTGGTCATTGTGGCACCTAAGCAGACTGGACAGTCAAACTGATTTAGACATTCAGACACCActactcctttctcttcccctctcccatccTCTACACACACCCCAattgaagtgttttattttatagtctAGTAATCTTTTTATTTACTAACTATGATGGGTTACATCTTTAAATAAGGAAAGCTATTTACATTCATTCTTTAGGGtattgtcatcttttttttttttttttttaagattttatttatttatttgacagagagagagcacaagtaggcagagtggcaggcagagggagagggagaagcaggcttcccgcagagcagggagccccatgcggggctcgatcccaggaccccaggatcatgacccgagccaaaggcagccgcttaactgactgagccacccaggcgcccctattgtcaTCTATTTTGAACTGAAGATTTATTAGCTTAATAGTCTTCTGTGCCTCCCAGTAGTAAAtaatagttcaatttttaaagtaGACATAAATTGCAAATGCCTTATTTTTCCTGATCTACAGCCTCAATCAGTATTCTCTGATCACTACAATATTCAGCAAGGTGCAGAATCTTGCTTAATGTAATGTAATTATTCAAACAAGCTTGAGAGTTTACTAGCACATTTTTTCCTATGCAGGCCTTGGTAGTGATCAGGACAGTTGAAAGCTTTTAATAGGTTCAGCTTCTTCAAAATGGGCTTTTATAAGTTCACACATATGAGGTCATACAGTTCATCATGCCACTTGGGAGTATATGTCATTTATATGCCCCAAGGTATAAAAAAGATGAgaatatttgggggtggggatggagaaaaaaattaatttttatttacaattatGGACTGAATAAATGTAATGCAACTACCACACAACATCTTGTGTATGGTTTTGGTTttagtctattttattttgtgtgtgttgggaggaCGTTGTTGATAGTTCCTTTAAGTCAATCTAACaagaaaatctgaaggaaaacAGTTCTGGCCTCTTTAACCTAAATATGAGTGGGTACACAGGTTTCTGAAAGTCTTGAAGATTCTGTCAGGTCGGATGAATTCAATAAGGAAATCTGTTGTTAGGTGGAGACGTAGAGACCTTGTTTCTTGGTAAGTAGCTTCTAATTAGGGAGGAAGTATGGCAAAGAGGTTGTGGATACGTTCTCTGGGGTTCATACTGGCTCTGAATTCCAACTGGACCTTTCCCTAACAGTCTTTCTTCagttaaatggaaatgaaaattgtACCTCTCTCTTAGGAATGttgttaaatttaaatgaaattatactaTATATGAAACCCATGGTGCCTTGCACATAATAAGCACCTAATTTTAACTGTTATCAGGAAAATGCTATCAGAGCCTCACAGAAGAGGGCTGCATATAGTCATTCactgtcttttctatttttgagtTGAacgggaagggaaagaaaaagttttaaaatggcATTCTGAGGCCTTTCCTGAATCTGGTTATTAACAGTGGCTTCAAAGTTACTAGTAGtattcttgcttttaaaatcttgCTTCTACTtgggtttctcttcttttttcacatttattagtAGTAATTATTTCATTGTGTTGATTAATTCACAAATTCTTTTTCAGTAAagcgtattcttttttttttttaaggttttatttatttgagagagaaagagagcacaaggtgagggggagcagagggagagagggaagcagactccccgctgagcagggagtctgacttggggctcgatcccaggaccctgggatcatgacctgagccgaagacagacacttaacccactgagccacccaggcactccttcaATAAAGCATATTCAGATCTgagaatatataatttatctcTGAAATATTAATTATCCACAAGAAGAATTAGTGTTCTTCATGGGGCTGAACGACCCTAAATGGTACTCAACTCTACTGACAATTGTTGTTATGATTTATAAGTAGGCAGAGAAAGATCCAGTAGaatctggtttttgttgttgttgtttttagagaaagagagagcttgtGCACATgtgagtggtggtgggggaaggctgcagagggagagagagagaatcataagcaggctccatgctcagcacggaacCCAAAGCGGGGCTCTAtgttacaaccctgagatcatgacctgagccaaaatcaagagtcggacacttaaccaagcctgccacccagatgcccctatctGTTGGTTTCTTAACTCAAGAGTACTTTCATCTGGCTAACACTTTGGAATTTATGgtaccttttaaaaagtatttaaattcggggcacctgggtggctcagtcgttaagcatctgccttcagctcaggtcatggtcccagggtcctgggatcgagtcccacattgggccccctgctcggcgggaagcctgcttctccctctcccactccccctgcttgtgttccctctctcactgtgtctctctctgtcaaataaataaatgaaatctttaaaaaaaaaaataataatttgaattcGGTTGATCCAAATTCCTTATGTGTAGATGTTTCCCCTTAAATTCTAAGCTATTTGTATTTTTAGGGAAATTTAATACTTATATGTCTAATTCATGGAGACAGTGTCCTACAGCAAGAGTTAAAGCCAAGAAAGTTTAAAATCTAGCCTTTACTCTGCCATTTCTTATTGTTAAATGTGAAATGTGTTTTTCCAAAATTAAGTGAACTCGAACTTCAAAAGGGCCCAGTTCAGTATGAACCATGAAATTTGATGGAGTTTCTAAACATTACAAGACATATTCTTCCAACTCTGGTCACAGTTTCTGGTATCACGTGACTGGTTGTTTCCTGCCAGTGGAGACCAATAGCCCTGGCTTTGAGCTGTAATAGTGAGTGAGGTGATAGATATGGTACAGTttgatttttagagattttcttttcttttataataagtATCAAATTTAACTATTCTTTGTCTACTATAGAGAAGGGCAAAAGACCCTTTATTCATGGAAATCTTGACAAAGAATGCAGACGATGTATGTATTAGGGTAATGTCAACTGCTATAACAACAAGCCCCAAATTTTAGTAACTTAATGCAATAACACAAATGAGTCCAATGTGGGCATTTTTGAGTAGTAGATAGAACTGGTCACCTActttctttcctcttgtgactCTGTCAACTCCTGGGGCTTTAAAGTTTTCTGATCTAGTCAACAGAGAGATGGTAGAGAATGCACTTCTGTTTTGTAATTGTCTTGGTCTAgacacatcacttctgctcacactCAACTGGAAATTACTGGACACATGGCTCCACCTAGATGCAAGGAAGAGGGGAGGGTAGGAAATAGAATCCTTGACCGGCTGTGACTTCCCTGGGACTGTGGAGGGAGGAGCATGAATTGTGATGGACGGTTAGATGTCTGTACCATGGGGGTCACTGGTGTAAGTACAGCATCCCCACACTATGACGTACACTTGCTTCCTTTCCAAGTGCCTTGTGTCCCACAGATCGAGCTCAGGAATTCTAGGTGACTTCGCGACAGGTGAAAATACTCTGTGATACTAGAGGAATTCACTATTTCTCAGTTTGGTCCTTGTCTTAGTTTGAGTTGCCCAAGAAGCagattttgaaacaaaaaagatttaAGCACAAGTATTCAGTTGGGAACCGATCCCTGGAAACACCAGTCGCAGTGTGGGAAAGTGAACCGAGGAAGGGAGAGCAACCAAATAAAGGTTTCATGGCCACTGCTGGGATCCGGAGCTTACCTCCACCGGGAGACTCTGAGATCCAGTGCAGCGCAGGCACCTCAGAGTTACCCGACTCAAAAGGTGAAGGGAGCCGGGGTATTTATACACTAATGCTCCTGCATTTTGTTTGACGGCTGCCCCAAGGCGCGTTGATCCTGAAAGCACTTCCCGCAGGTAGAGTAGACGCCGGTGgccagagaaagagcaagggCAGAGGCCTGCGTGTGCGGTCTGCTGAACACCAGGCAGGCCTGCGTGAGCAGGATAACGGGGGCGGGGGTCCCCTGGGCACGCACGCCACCACGAGCCTCGGCCCCGGCGCGCATCAGGCTTCGCGGATCCCGCTGGCCCATTAATCAGCAGTCTGTCTTTGGTGTCGTTTCTGTTGTCCAGTGTGGCCGACGAGGAGGTCAAGACAAGCACCTCGCCCGCACAGGTGGAGGGCGACGATGAGGCTGCGCTCCTGGAGCGCCTGGCTCGGCGGGAGGAGAGACGCCAGAAACGCCTTCAGGAAGCCCTGGAGCGGCAGAAGGAGTTCGACCCCACGGTCACGGACACGGGCTTGCCACTCCCCAGCAGAAGGCTGCACAATAACGCCGCCGACAGCGAGGCCGccgagaaggaagaaaagagcgAGCATGGCCAAGAAAGATACGAGATAGAGGAGACGGAAATCATCACCAAGTCCTATCAGAAGAACGACTGGAGGGACGCTGAggagaaaaagcaggaagaaaaagaaaaggaggaagaggaggaagagaagccaaAGCAAGGGAGCCGGGAAGAAAATCAGGTAGAGGTGACGGTGGAAGGCGGAACAACAGGAACAGCGGCCCTGCCGTTGGAAACGGGGCAGCTCAGGGCAGAAGAGCCTAGAACAGAGGGGGAGCGGGAGCAGGGTTCAGACGAGGCCGCCCCCAATGGCGGGATGGAGACGGAAGGGAGGGAACAAGCAGAGGCAGACAGGGCCAGGCTGGCAGCggaagaaagagcaagagctAAAGCTGAGCAAGAGCAGAGGGTAGCAGAGGAGCAAGCAAGactggaagcagaagaaagagcagctgcacaagagagagaaaggagggaggcgGCCGAGAGGGAGCGGGTTGAGCAAGAGAGAAGAGCAGCCGAGGAGAGGCAGCgggcaaaggcagaggaagaggagaaagctAAGGTAGAAGAGCAGAAGCTTCGGCAGCtagaagagaacagaagagaaatgcaagagaaaaagcacaaaggGGAAAAGGTAGACgagaaaatggaagggaaatgGGTAAACGAAAAGAAAGTACAAGAAGATAAACTCCAGACAGCTGTGCAAAAGAAACAGGTACAGTAAGCATTTTGCACCAAATGTGTGATGCCTGTGACTTATGAGAAATGTAATGCACATCAGACTTGGGACCCAGGCACGATCCTGCAGCCCCACGTGCTTGCTTGTTCGGCAAGCTGTTCATTTTTTTGGGCCATAGCAATATGCAAGCATGAAGCAATCGATCGATGGCTAAATATTCAATCAACCAAATTTACTGGGACAGCCAGAGAGAAATTAATTGCTCTGTGCTTGCTTGTTATGAATACCAGAAAAATGAATTAACCCAAAGATGATAAATGCAGCAGTGCTGTGTTGACTTGTAATTCTGCACCTGCATCTAAATTCATTCCTTTTGACAGCTTATCTCTAGCCATGGGTCTACATGAGGCAAGAGGACCATAACTCCTCCCTTTATCCATGTGTTtggcatttaattaaaaattatacaagttGGGATGGGATAATGACATGAAGAATCATGGTCAGAAATTTCATCTTAAGAAGGCAAAAGTAACCCCCTTGAAATAAGCTGGTAATAAAGGAGGTAAAGAAGCCAGTTTGGACCTTTCATTAAGTATGTCAAAACCTTTGCCATCATGTAGACCTGAGCTTAATGCAGACTTGCAGAAAGCCATTCAGCTGGGGTGGCATCAATTTATAACTGACTGGTAATTAAGAGCATACATTTTGCTGCTTTTACCATCGGGATGACACAAATAAACTCATGTAGCCTGAGAAAGGTGGAAATGAGGGGGAGGAGGTGTTTGCAAGctgtgaaagattttttttctgtctgcaaGCCTGCATTAAAAGCACTCTACCTAACCACGGCCTCCATCCCTACCCTCccccaacaaaaagaaaaaaaaagagaaagaaagagatgctTGCATACTCACCTTTGCATAGAGAACTCTCTATCACTGAGTCTGCATTGTGCTGAAGTTGTCTTTCACTCCTGCTTGTTACAAGGGGCTCATGACCACAGCTACATTTGAGACCCATCAGAAACAAAATGCACCAAACCACACACAAGTTTTGTAAACATGCACAAAGAACCACCACGTCACGCTAGATTTCAGGGAGCACAATGGCAGGCACGTGAGAATCCCATGTTGCTGTTTAGAATCACTGGCACCCAGGGTTATGTGAGCACTGAGTCAGCAAAATCCTAAGCCACATGCAAAGTGACCTGAGCACCCTCTCACTCTTGTAAGCTAGAAAGGGCTTCTTTTAAATGAGTGACCTTGCCactcttgaaaataaaaaggaagaagaaaagggggcCAAAGCACAAGCTAAAAGAGAAAAGTCCCAAGAAGAAAAGCCTACCTTCAAAAAAGAGGTaaatattactgaaaaataaCCTAATCATAAAGCAACAGAGAGCAGTGTTCCATGACATTTCAGGTCTGCTGATCTCAAAATTATTACCTCTGATCCAGTGTTTGTCAAGCCATGACTTGACTTCATGATTCATTGAATGGTGAAATTAACTTAGAGCATCTCAAAAGTAGTTAAATGTGTCAATGGACGTTTTAAGACATGAAATTGAATAGAAGACATCAGAGGGCATCGTAAGCAGTATTACATTGTGATAGAAATTGTCCTGGCTGTGGGTCACAGAAAGCTTGAAAAACACTGCTCGGATccatttttcctgctttctcctcttctaagtgctatttttttcctccttggacCATCCTACTTTCATTTCAATTGTGAATATTTCCAACTGGCTTTGATTAATGATTTAgctttccaaaggaaaaacaCTCCCCCACATCTCAGTAGAAAATTCGATGAACTGAAGACGGTATttggttttcaaaagaaaagtttgGCAAAATGTTCTGCATTGCATTTCTGAGGCACACACAGGAGCTGGTGCCAGGGTGTTTGACTGTAGGTAAGTAAGCGAGTCAGTGGAACAGGGCCGGGTGTAGAGAGAATGTAATCATGCCCCACGTGACCAAAACGCCACATCAGAAAGCCTGGCCTCGTTTTAACCGTTGTACTTACGTTAGCTCCAAGTAATCCTAAAAATTGTGACAATATCGCATACGTTCAAAGTGCTTAAACATGGTAAAACTAAATTATCAAAGGTAGGAAGATTTGGATTACTTTGCGCATGGGACTGAATCAGAGCTGTTGAGGGCCAGCTCAGATGGAGTCCTGCTGCACGTCTCTGCCCAGTATGGCACATATTAAGAGACAGAAAAATCCATATTTAGAAAATGAGGTAACCAGATTAAGCAGGGGGATGgttattttcttaaatgctttttcATAAGATTCGCAGAAAAAAGTTAAGAACCCCTAGATCATGTTCTGTTTATTTTGGTTAAGACGTACGTACCTTCCTGTTTCTAATAGAACTTGAGGGTGTTTGGGAGTAAATACTGAATGCAAACACCACCCATTTAAAGGAAGGTGGAAGCATAAATGCTAAGAACTAGAAAGCTGAATTTGGTTCAAATGAGGCAGCTAAGGAAATGGTTGAATATTGTTGGGAATGCACAGAATAGAACACCTACAGATTCATCTAAAAAACTGAAAGTTACTGGGAGCTAAACTCAGACAGGAATGTCCCACTTGGGCTCTTTGATAAAGGTGGTGTTTGGTGGTGAATAGCTTTCCAGAAGGAAGAGGGCATGAAGTCCTAactcagtgggggaggggaagctgaaAGAGCACTGTTTGGattctgtatttaaaatgtaattgacTTCCctaagatgtcatttttttttaagtttttttttttatttatttgacagagagagagagagcacaagtaggcacagtggcaggcagagggagagggagcccgctgcgcagggagcccgatgcagaattcgatcccaggaacctgggatcatgacctgagccgaaggcagccgcttaactcactgagccacccagtcgccccgtggtttgtttttaatgacacaaacattctgtgtctttatattgTGCCCCTGAGCAAGGAAGGGCTCGTGAGTGGTCACCCAAAtcatccttcttcctcttttcagaGAAGGCCCCAGTCCCAACAATATCGGTGGATATCAGACCTGCTCCTTTCCCAGTTTGCTCTGCACCCCCTTCTGGAGTCCCAAAACTTTTGGCCTCTTTTTTTACACAAGGCCAGATTAGACACTCAACCCAggctcaaaagaaaaagaaaaaaaaaatctggcattCCTGCTTTAACATTGCATACGTAAATTACTAGTTGAATGACTAGATTTCCCCCCTCCAGCTAGTTGTGTGGTTACTTTATATAAACAACTTTGAATCATATTTTACATGATTTAGCCATTTCCAAcaccctcctcctttttttcccccctttttgttaaaaaacaacaaaaaaaatttcctttcaagGAGCTAAACAGGATCGGTCAACCACAAGTAAACACAAACATCACGTGAGACTTCTTAGAGAAAACATTTCCAGAAGTTGCTCCGATACCTCAggaaaaaattctctttctcctcctgcagCCCTGCAGTTTTTAACTGTTTGTAGTGATGGATCACAGAACATCACCAACCTTGAAActtagctttctttttctcctctccaatTATAAAACGCCTCTTTTTAGTTCTTCACCccagagttgttgttttttttttcctggcctctAACAGAAAACCTGTTTCCAGCAGAGTTGTTCATATAATATTGGAACTGATATTCATATCATGTACCAAAGTTTCCCAAACATGGGCGTGCATATAAATCACCTGGAATCTTACAAAATGCAGAATCTGACTCAGTGGGTCTGGGTGGAGCTTACCAGTGAGGTCCGTGTTATTTGCAGACCAAACTTTCAGTAGCAAAGACATCCATGTGGCAGACATTGGACCCAGAAAAGGAACTGAGGCTCCTGAGTCTAACAGAAATGTGTCAAACCTAATGTGAAATGTAACTTGCATCAGTTCTTGTCACTCTCCTGAAATCAAATAATGCAAAGCATTACTCTACAGAGACTGACAGCTCAGTCTTTTTGACTTGCGCACTTGACCTTTTGAGGGTCTCTCTGGCACCAGGATGTGTCACTTGAATTCCCACCCACCCATACAGCCATGTGTTAGCCCATTGGATACCCCAAATATCCAGAGTTTTATCCAAATGTCACATTTGACCAGAGCCTCTCATATGCTAATATTATCTGAATGTGAAGCACATTAACTCTTCAGGATACTTAGCCACCTATGAACCCATCACAGATTTTCTTCACTGTAACATTCTGACCTAGCAGATCAAATGCTTTTCCCTCAGAATCTCATGAGTTTAGGTTGAATCTATCGAATCTATTCCACTATGCTCCTTAAAATTTAAAGGCactatggaatgaatgaatgaatgaatgaatgaatttattttccagaaaagaaaattacttgcAAACTCAAATCATTATTTCACTGAGAATTTTTCTAAGTCTTCCAAAGAGAATATAAGCATACCATCCTCTATAACCTTCGCCAATAAAGGCAGAGCtggaaaaaaaggggggcgggatttttcttctcttagacATGTATTGTTTTAAAAACCTCCTTTATACACATTTTTGGTCAATGAGTCAGATAATGCATTTTGGGAGAATGGAAATCTCTCTGACTCCAAAATAGGAGAAATGAGTTAGAGGGCATTTCTCTTTGCGTGGTGCTCCACAAACCATGAGATTTGATTCAGAATGTGTTTTGTGGGTTCCCTGAAATGGGACACCCCTCCCCCTAAATTTGCATCCCCAGATACTTCTTAACCAGGAGACAAACCCCAGTCCTGGTATCTGGGGCAATATCCAGCAATGAGGGTCAGGACGAGAACAGGCATTTCCTGCTCCTGCCTGCCTGGTGAACACCACCGGGAGCTGTAGTCAAGCTGTAGGACCGGTCAgagcttccttctcttctctctagCCTTTCACGACAAATCAGGAGCCAAGATGGAAATGACAAGATGAAGGGTGAGGAAGGAATCCTCTGGTCCAACCTCTCTTCTAATGTATGTAGAGCCAACCTCCCTGAGAAATCAGGTGGCTTCATTTTAGCTAGTCGGTTGACAGCACTGGAGCAAAAACTCAGCCTCTCTGACTTCCAGACAAAGCTCTCAGAGAGAATGGCAAAACAACAGCTCCCCTTTTTAAAGCATGTCCAAGGAATAGCCTTGGAGAAAGACTGAAGTCTTAACTAATTAGGGCAACATGGTAGTGAATAGTCCATCTGTGGTAATTTAATCAAATAACATCCAAAGAAGGCAGTCAGGCAAAGGACTACTCAAGGCTCATcggtaaagagaaaaaaaagtactgtGCTTAGTACGACATGCACTTTAGGAGTAAGTGTTCAGAGGGTATCAGAGGAATAGCTGGAAAGAGATGAGTGATCAGATAAGGGAGGCCAGCCTGGGTACCTGAAGGCCCAATTTCTTATGCCTACCCTTCCTCTGTTGCTTGCTTTAGAACGTAAGTGTCTTGTCACTGGTTATGTTGAAAAGAGCAATAATGAATCTCTCCTGTTTTCACTCATCCTTAAAGAATGGGTGAGCTGATACAGGTAATCTCAACCCCCTAACAAGCTATGTAAATTTCAC
This genomic window from Halichoerus grypus chromosome 12, mHalGry1.hap1.1, whole genome shotgun sequence contains:
- the CALD1 gene encoding caldesmon isoform X2 codes for the protein MLGGSGLQGRRSLAALSQIAYQRNDDDEEEAARERRRRARQERLRQKQEEESLGQVTDQVEVNAQNSVADEEVKTSTSPAQVEGDDEAALLERLARREERRQKRLQEALERQKEFDPTVTDTGLPLPSRRLHNNAADSEAAEKEEKSEHGQERYEIEETEIITKSYQKNDWRDAEEKKQEEKEKEEEEEEKPKQGSREENQVEVTVEGGTTGTAALPLETGQLRAEEPRTEGEREQGSDEAAPNGGMETEGREQAEADRARLAAEERARAKAEQEQRVAEEQARLEAEERAAAQERERREAAERERVEQERRAAEERQRAKAEEEEKAKVEEQKLRQLEENRREMQEKKHKGEKVDEKMEGKWVNEKKVQEDKLQTAVQKKQEEEKGAKAQAKREKSQEEKPTFKKEIKDEKIKKDKEPKEVKSFLDGKKGFTEVKSQNGEFLTHKLKHTENTFSRPGAGVGARASEAKEAEGTSQVEAGKRLEELRRRRGETESEEFEKLKQKQQEAAQELEELKKKREERRKVLEEEEQKRKQEEAERKVREEEEKRRLKEEIERRRAEAAEKRQKMPEDSLSDDKKPFKCFTPKGSSLKIEERAEFLNKSVQKSGVKSTHQAAVVSKIDSRLEQYTSAIEGTKTAKPLKPAASDLPVPAEGVRNIKSMWEKGNVFSSPTAAGTPNKETAGLKVGVSSRINEWLTKTPDGNKSPAPKPSDLRPGDVSGKRNLWEKQSVDKVTSPTKQV